A genomic window from Streptomyces broussonetiae includes:
- a CDS encoding IS3 family transposase, whose translation MSEAWFCKWRRRASEPTKRETRRAEPAERISHFFDRSGRTYGSPRITVDLWEEGWQVSQNTVAEIMAELGLQGRKPPRRRRSLTRPGKRKTAPDLVRRKLEAHPASAPNRPVSCMDDILGRRSRRNVLRLVPAQPTPGP comes from the coding sequence GTGTCGGAGGCGTGGTTCTGCAAGTGGCGCCGCCGGGCGTCCGAGCCGACGAAACGCGAGACCAGACGCGCAGAGCCGGCCGAGCGGATCAGTCACTTCTTCGACCGCTCCGGCCGGACGTACGGCTCGCCGAGGATCACAGTGGACTTGTGGGAGGAGGGCTGGCAGGTGTCACAGAACACCGTCGCCGAGATCATGGCCGAACTCGGCCTGCAGGGCCGCAAGCCGCCTCGCCGACGCCGCTCGCTCACCCGCCCCGGCAAGCGGAAGACTGCCCCTGACCTGGTGCGACGCAAACTCGAGGCTCATCCTGCCTCAGCACCGAACAGGCCCGTGAGCTGCATGGATGACATTCTCGGCAGGCGCAGTCGTCGAAACGTCCTTCGCCTGGTTCCTGCGCAGCCGACGCCTGGTCCGTGA